From a region of the Thermus caldilimi genome:
- a CDS encoding transposase: MKGAMTQTAHSLLWTLLALLPTPHLRESLKALLLLLLTGHGKARPQHSKTKSPSALSRFLNRYPWPTRALIRLARKKAQETLHRARPRRGPKPRLLVVLDLVTLEKRGLFPALPLSFFHGKWGLHLVVLYLVLGELRIPWAYRVWRGKGEKALSLLALRLLASLPPWMRKSFHLRVVADAAFGTARFLVGVRGLGLEAVVGMRRDRKTREGLPLFGLRRQGSRVHLRGLPFPVWVSWYRYPLPGGGWEWRYVVATFPAGPRTVLVWGRRRFTIEHFFRTVKSEFSLGRFGQRTALGVHRFLVLSFLAYLLAHWVRLAPDGRGLSWREAGWAAARLLLPEVVLRVLMAELGALGLWPPPAGGRGCSCRVFGRCKF, from the coding sequence ATGAAGGGTGCCATGACCCAAACGGCCCATTCTCTACTCTGGACCCTCCTGGCCCTCCTGCCAACCCCCCACCTCCGCGAATCCCTCAAAGCGCTTCTTCTCCTCCTTCTCACCGGCCACGGCAAGGCCAGGCCCCAGCACAGCAAGACCAAGTCCCCTTCCGCCCTCTCCCGCTTCCTCAACCGCTATCCCTGGCCCACCCGCGCCCTCATCCGCCTGGCTCGCAAGAAGGCCCAGGAAACCCTCCACCGGGCCAGGCCCAGGCGGGGGCCCAAGCCCAGGCTCCTGGTGGTCCTGGACCTGGTCACCCTGGAGAAGCGGGGCCTCTTCCCCGCCTTGCCCCTCTCCTTTTTCCACGGCAAGTGGGGGCTCCACCTGGTGGTGCTCTATCTGGTGCTGGGAGAGCTGCGCATCCCCTGGGCCTACCGGGTGTGGCGGGGGAAGGGGGAGAAGGCCCTTTCCCTCCTTGCCCTGCGTCTTCTGGCCTCCCTGCCCCCCTGGATGCGCAAGTCCTTCCACCTTCGGGTGGTGGCCGATGCTGCCTTCGGCACCGCCCGGTTTCTTGTGGGGGTGCGGGGGTTGGGTCTGGAAGCGGTGGTGGGGATGCGGCGGGACCGAAAGACGCGGGAGGGGCTTCCCCTCTTTGGGCTCAGACGGCAGGGGAGTCGGGTGCATCTGCGGGGACTTCCCTTTCCCGTGTGGGTGAGCTGGTACCGCTATCCCTTACCCGGGGGAGGGTGGGAGTGGCGGTACGTGGTGGCCACCTTTCCTGCGGGGCCACGGACTGTGCTGGTGTGGGGGCGGCGGCGGTTTACCATTGAGCACTTCTTCCGCACGGTAAAGAGCGAGTTTTCCCTGGGGCGTTTTGGGCAGCGGACGGCCTTGGGGGTGCATCGGTTTCTGGTGCTGTCCTTCCTGGCTTACCTGCTGGCCCACTGGGTGAGGCTAGCTCCAGACGGGAGAGGTCTTTCTTGGCGGGAGGCTGGGTGGGCAGCGGCGCGCCTGCTGCTGCCGGAGGTGGTCTTGCGGGTCCTCATGGCCGAGCTGGGAGCTTTGGGTCTTTGGCCCCCGCCTGCGGGGGGAAGGGGGTGTTCATGCAGGGTATTCGGGAGGTGCAAGTTTTGA